From Pontibacter actiniarum, a single genomic window includes:
- a CDS encoding carboxypeptidase-like regulatory domain-containing protein → MKKYYLVKLLLLLLFMAPFALFGQNTVRGTVTDFGSGVPLPGVNVIVVGSTTGTNTDAEGNYFIELPAGANKITFSFLGYVPETFDITPNLTKLDVRLKERTTNLQEVVVTGLATTVKRANAANAVAALNTKELVGTTNPQTLDGAISGKVVGANVVTSSGAPGGGISVKMRGITSIFGEAEPLYVIDGIIMDNSSISSG, encoded by the coding sequence ATGAAGAAATATTACCTCGTAAAGCTGCTTCTACTGCTGCTTTTTATGGCGCCGTTTGCCTTGTTTGGGCAAAATACCGTTCGCGGCACGGTAACTGACTTTGGCTCCGGTGTCCCGCTGCCGGGTGTCAACGTAATTGTAGTGGGGAGTACCACCGGCACCAACACAGATGCAGAGGGGAACTACTTCATCGAACTGCCCGCCGGGGCAAACAAGATCACCTTCTCTTTCCTGGGGTATGTGCCGGAGACGTTTGACATCACACCGAACCTGACAAAGCTGGACGTGCGGCTAAAGGAAAGAACCACCAACCTGCAGGAGGTGGTGGTGACCGGCCTGGCCACTACCGTCAAGAGAGCCAACGCCGCCAACGCGGTGGCCGCGCTTAACACCAAGGAGCTCGTCGGTACCACCAATCCGCAGACCCTGGATGGGGCTATCAGCGGTAAGGTGGTAGGGGCGAACGTGGTGACCAGCTCCGGCGCGCCCGGTGGCGGTATCTCGGTGAAAATGCGCGGAATCACTTCTATATTCGGGGAGGCCGAGCCGCTGTATGTGATAGACGGCATTATCATGGATAACTCATCTATTTCGAGTGGGTAG
- a CDS encoding S9 family peptidase produces the protein MKPLKPSSAASATLLAACLAAGAGCSSSNTGSTTASTTTEATTAAVTTDAPQPPAAQKIPKELTTHGDTRIDNYYWLNERENPEVIAYLNAENEYTEKMLAGTKEMQQELYDEIVGRIKQDDASVPYKDKGYWYYVRYEEGKEYPIYARKKGTMEAPEEVMLNANKRAENQSYYAAAGLDVSPNNQLLAFGEDTVSRRKYTLRFKNLKTGELLPDAIPNTTGSAVWANDNKTVFYTMKDPALRSYKIFKHTLGTPTTQDKEVFHEADETFSTYVYKTKSDRYIIIGSASTLSNEYRYVDADNPNGTFKVIQPRERGLEYSVDHFGDKFYIVTNKDGATNFKLMQTPVSKPGKANWTEVIPHRDDVLLEGIEIFKDYLALQERKNGLSQIRVKSWSNPKDDAYIDFGEEAYTAYIGLNPDFDSKELRYGYSSLTTPYSTYEFNMQTKERELLKREEVVGDFDPSNYEAKRLYATADDGTKIPVSLVYRKGLTLNGDNPTLLYAYGSYGSSTNPGFSSVRLSLLDRGFVYAIAHIRGGQEMGRQWYENGKLLKKKNTFTDFIDASEFLIEQQYTNPDKLFAMGGSAGGLLMGAVVNMRPELYQGVIAAVPFVDVITTMLDTSIPLTTGEFDEWGNPAEKEYYDYMLSYSPYDNVAAKGYPNMLVTTGLHDSQVQYWEPAKWVAKLRDMKTDDNMLLLHTNMEAGHGGASGRFQRYKETALQYAFLLNLLEQQNQ, from the coding sequence ATGAAGCCCCTGAAACCATCGTCGGCTGCTTCGGCCACCCTGCTTGCCGCATGCCTTGCGGCAGGAGCCGGGTGCTCGTCGAGCAACACCGGCAGTACAACAGCAAGCACCACCACAGAAGCGACAACAGCCGCCGTTACCACGGATGCGCCGCAGCCACCTGCAGCCCAAAAAATACCCAAGGAACTCACCACCCACGGCGATACCCGCATCGACAACTACTATTGGCTGAACGAGCGCGAGAACCCGGAAGTCATCGCTTACCTCAACGCCGAGAACGAGTACACTGAAAAGATGCTGGCCGGCACCAAAGAAATGCAACAAGAGCTCTACGACGAGATTGTGGGGCGCATAAAGCAGGACGATGCTTCGGTACCATACAAAGACAAGGGCTACTGGTACTACGTGCGCTACGAGGAAGGCAAGGAGTACCCGATCTACGCCCGCAAGAAAGGCACGATGGAGGCCCCCGAAGAGGTGATGCTGAACGCCAACAAGCGTGCAGAGAACCAGTCCTACTACGCCGCCGCCGGCCTCGACGTGAGCCCCAACAACCAGCTACTCGCCTTCGGGGAAGACACCGTGAGCCGCCGCAAGTATACCTTGCGCTTCAAAAACCTGAAAACCGGCGAACTCTTGCCGGACGCCATCCCAAACACAACAGGCAGCGCCGTTTGGGCCAACGATAACAAAACCGTGTTCTACACCATGAAGGACCCGGCCCTGCGCTCCTACAAGATATTTAAACACACGCTGGGCACCCCCACCACGCAGGACAAGGAAGTATTCCACGAGGCAGACGAGACCTTCAGCACCTATGTGTACAAGACCAAGAGCGACAGGTACATCATCATCGGCAGCGCCAGCACCCTCTCCAACGAGTACCGCTACGTAGACGCCGACAACCCGAACGGCACCTTTAAGGTTATTCAGCCCCGCGAGCGCGGCCTGGAGTACAGCGTGGACCACTTCGGAGATAAGTTTTACATCGTAACCAACAAGGACGGCGCCACCAACTTTAAGCTGATGCAGACACCGGTGAGCAAGCCGGGCAAAGCCAACTGGACAGAGGTAATCCCGCACCGTGACGACGTGCTGCTGGAGGGGATCGAGATATTTAAAGATTACCTGGCCCTGCAGGAGCGTAAAAACGGCCTTTCCCAGATTCGCGTCAAGAGCTGGAGCAACCCCAAAGACGATGCCTACATCGATTTCGGGGAAGAGGCCTATACCGCCTACATCGGCCTGAACCCCGACTTTGACAGCAAAGAGCTGCGCTACGGCTACTCCTCGCTCACAACTCCCTACTCTACCTATGAGTTTAACATGCAGACCAAGGAAAGGGAGCTGCTGAAGCGCGAAGAGGTGGTCGGCGACTTCGACCCGAGCAACTATGAGGCAAAACGCCTCTACGCCACCGCCGACGACGGCACCAAAATCCCGGTGTCGCTGGTGTACCGCAAAGGGCTTACCCTGAACGGGGATAACCCAACGCTGCTCTACGCCTACGGCTCTTACGGCAGCAGCACCAACCCGGGCTTCAGCTCCGTGCGCCTCAGCCTGCTGGACCGAGGCTTTGTGTACGCCATCGCCCACATACGCGGAGGCCAGGAAATGGGCCGCCAGTGGTACGAGAACGGTAAACTGCTGAAGAAAAAGAACACGTTCACTGACTTTATCGATGCCTCTGAGTTCCTGATCGAGCAGCAGTACACAAACCCGGACAAGCTGTTTGCCATGGGCGGAAGCGCCGGCGGCCTGCTGATGGGTGCCGTGGTGAACATGCGCCCGGAGCTCTACCAAGGCGTGATCGCAGCCGTGCCGTTTGTGGACGTTATAACCACCATGCTGGACACGAGTATACCGCTGACCACGGGCGAGTTTGATGAGTGGGGCAACCCGGCAGAAAAGGAGTACTACGACTACATGCTGTCTTACTCGCCTTACGATAACGTGGCGGCCAAAGGCTACCCGAACATGCTCGTTACCACCGGCCTGCACGACTCGCAGGTACAGTACTGGGAGCCTGCCAAGTGGGTGGCCAAGCTCCGCGACATGAAGACGGACGATAACATGCTGCTGCTGCACACCAACATGGAGGCGGGCCATGGCGGTGCCTCCGGCCGCTTCCAGCGCTACAAGGAAACAGCCCTGCAGTATGCCTTCCTGCTCAACCTGCTGGAGCAGCAAAACCAGTAG
- a CDS encoding acyl-CoA-binding protein, whose product MATQEEFESAVAKSKTLSERPSNDVLLKLYALYKQASEGDVNTERPGGFDFKNIAKWDAWKKQEGKSQEEAREEYVQYVNQLVG is encoded by the coding sequence ATGGCCACACAAGAAGAATTTGAAAGTGCAGTAGCAAAGTCTAAAACATTATCTGAGCGCCCCAGCAACGATGTACTCCTGAAGCTGTACGCCCTGTACAAGCAAGCCTCCGAAGGCGATGTGAACACGGAGCGCCCGGGCGGCTTCGACTTTAAGAACATTGCCAAGTGGGATGCCTGGAAGAAGCAGGAAGGCAAGAGCCAGGAGGAGGCACGCGAGGAGTATGTGCAGTACGTAAACCAACTGGTAGGGTAA
- a CDS encoding S8 family serine peptidase: MKNSLHFKRMMRSLMFGASVATAACTFTACDNGTGDTVEPVATTQAESENGAIIDGQYIVVFKDGATLRTSENATYAQRIERVRDMTQGLMSDNGISNFKITQTFGQAVKGVTVSLTQKEAESLRHDARVAYVEPDRIVMLGKPGTGGGTGGGAQETPYGIARVGSASGAGKTAWVVDTGVDLDHPDLNVDVSRSVSMFTSGRDAGSADDNNGHGTHVAGTIAAKNNSTGVIGVAYDATVVAVKVLDSRGSGAYSGVIAGVDYVAANGSAGDVVNMSLGGPVSQALDDAIIAAAGKGIKFALAAGNESTDANNSSPARVNHANVYTVSAMDSGDRFASFSNYGNPPVDYCAPGVNIKSTWKGGGYNTISGTSMASPHVAGLLLLGNVATSGYVQNDPDGTPDPIAHH; this comes from the coding sequence ATGAAAAACAGTTTACATTTCAAAAGAATGATGCGCTCCCTCATGTTTGGAGCATCTGTGGCAACAGCAGCCTGCACCTTTACAGCCTGTGATAATGGAACAGGTGATACGGTTGAACCTGTAGCGACCACACAGGCTGAAAGTGAAAATGGTGCAATTATAGACGGTCAGTATATTGTTGTATTTAAAGATGGTGCGACGCTCCGCACGAGTGAGAATGCTACCTATGCGCAGCGCATTGAGCGGGTGCGCGACATGACACAGGGCCTTATGTCCGACAATGGCATCAGCAACTTTAAAATCACGCAAACCTTTGGGCAGGCCGTGAAGGGCGTGACTGTAAGCCTTACGCAGAAAGAGGCGGAAAGCCTGCGCCATGACGCACGTGTGGCGTATGTGGAGCCAGACAGAATCGTTATGCTGGGCAAGCCCGGTACAGGCGGCGGCACAGGCGGCGGTGCCCAGGAAACGCCCTACGGCATTGCGCGGGTAGGTAGTGCCAGCGGTGCGGGTAAAACCGCCTGGGTTGTAGACACAGGCGTTGACCTGGACCACCCGGACCTGAACGTGGATGTGAGCCGCAGTGTGTCGATGTTTACAAGCGGCAGGGATGCCGGCTCTGCGGATGACAATAACGGGCACGGCACGCACGTGGCAGGTACCATTGCTGCTAAGAACAACTCCACAGGAGTGATTGGGGTGGCGTACGATGCCACCGTGGTGGCCGTGAAAGTGCTGGACTCCCGCGGTAGCGGTGCTTACTCAGGTGTGATTGCCGGTGTGGATTATGTGGCTGCTAACGGCAGTGCCGGTGATGTGGTGAACATGAGCCTGGGCGGGCCGGTTTCGCAGGCCCTGGACGATGCGATTATAGCAGCGGCTGGTAAAGGAATAAAGTTTGCCCTGGCTGCCGGTAACGAAAGCACGGATGCAAACAACTCTTCGCCTGCGCGTGTAAACCATGCCAACGTCTACACCGTGTCTGCCATGGACAGCGGCGACAGGTTTGCCTCGTTCTCCAACTACGGCAACCCGCCGGTAGATTACTGCGCCCCGGGCGTTAACATCAAGTCCACCTGGAAAGGCGGTGGCTACAACACCATCAGTGGTACGTCTATGGCCTCGCCGCACGTGGCAGGCTTGCTGCTGCTAGGTAACGTGGCAACCAGCGGCTATGTACAGAACGACCCGGACGGCACGCCGGACCCGATCGCCCATCATTAA
- a CDS encoding quinone oxidoreductase family protein: protein MKAVYLEDINKPFTVIEKEKPAAGPGEVLVQVKAAALNRRDVWIQKGKYFIKEYPAILGSDCAGVVAELGAGVDRSWLNQEVLVDPSSDWGDNPRAHSAKYKILGMPENGAFAEYVKVPATSLHQKPLHLSFEEAAALPLAGVTAYRALFTKCELQAGEKVLVTGAGGGVALLAIQFALAAGAEVWVTSGSEEKIGLAQGLGAAGGINYKSENWGKELKAQTGGFDVIIDSAAGEGFVQLVKLAKSGGRIGMYGGTTGMIGQLNPAEIFWKQLSIYGSTMGTAQDFANMMQLVQEKEVRPVVDIVYPLHEAEQAMRYMEAGKQFGKIVLKVQ from the coding sequence ATGAAAGCTGTATACTTAGAGGATATCAACAAGCCCTTCACCGTTATTGAGAAGGAGAAACCAGCGGCAGGCCCAGGCGAGGTGCTGGTGCAGGTAAAGGCCGCGGCTCTGAACCGCCGCGATGTGTGGATACAGAAAGGAAAGTACTTTATAAAAGAGTACCCCGCCATATTAGGTTCGGACTGTGCTGGCGTGGTGGCGGAACTGGGCGCTGGGGTAGACCGCAGCTGGCTGAACCAGGAGGTGCTCGTAGACCCGTCATCAGACTGGGGGGACAACCCGCGAGCGCACTCCGCAAAGTATAAAATACTGGGCATGCCCGAAAACGGGGCCTTTGCGGAGTACGTGAAAGTGCCGGCCACCAGCCTGCACCAGAAACCGTTGCACCTGAGCTTTGAGGAAGCGGCCGCTTTGCCTTTGGCAGGCGTTACGGCCTACCGGGCCCTCTTTACCAAGTGTGAGTTGCAGGCTGGGGAGAAGGTGCTGGTAACGGGTGCTGGCGGAGGCGTGGCGCTGTTGGCGATACAGTTTGCCCTGGCCGCCGGTGCCGAGGTCTGGGTGACCTCAGGGTCTGAAGAGAAGATCGGCCTGGCCCAGGGCCTGGGTGCTGCCGGAGGTATAAACTACAAGTCGGAGAACTGGGGGAAAGAGCTGAAGGCGCAAACCGGGGGCTTCGATGTAATCATCGACAGTGCGGCGGGCGAGGGCTTCGTGCAGCTCGTGAAGCTGGCTAAGTCTGGGGGGCGCATCGGTATGTACGGCGGCACCACCGGCATGATCGGACAGTTAAACCCGGCGGAAATTTTCTGGAAGCAGCTTTCCATCTACGGCAGCACCATGGGTACAGCCCAGGACTTTGCAAACATGATGCAGCTGGTGCAGGAGAAGGAGGTTCGCCCGGTGGTGGATATCGTATACCCGCTCCACGAGGCAGAACAGGCCATGCGCTACATGGAGGCCGGTAAGCAGTTCGGGAAAATTGTGCTGAAAGTGCAGTAG
- a CDS encoding GNAT family N-acetyltransferase, producing the protein MSKSLHLRQATPDDIPVIQQLAEATWEPTYRSILTKEQIDYMFGEIYTAEALAKQMQEGQFFWLLEEEGQALGFASFSVKEAAGQVYKLNKIYLLPQTQGKGYGKVLLEAVEQEVQRRGAAVLDLNVNRYNQAKGFYERCGYRVHLQEDIPIGPYWMNDYVMRKALQ; encoded by the coding sequence ATGAGCAAAAGCCTACACCTCCGCCAAGCCACTCCAGATGATATCCCGGTGATTCAGCAGCTAGCTGAGGCGACATGGGAACCTACTTACCGCAGTATCCTCACCAAAGAGCAGATAGACTATATGTTTGGGGAGATTTACACTGCAGAGGCGCTGGCAAAGCAGATGCAGGAAGGGCAGTTTTTTTGGCTGCTGGAGGAGGAAGGGCAAGCTCTCGGCTTCGCCTCCTTTTCTGTGAAAGAGGCGGCCGGGCAGGTATATAAGCTGAACAAGATCTACCTGCTGCCACAGACCCAGGGCAAGGGCTACGGCAAGGTGCTGCTGGAGGCCGTGGAGCAGGAGGTGCAAAGGCGCGGTGCCGCCGTACTGGACCTGAACGTGAACCGCTACAACCAGGCAAAGGGCTTTTACGAGCGCTGCGGCTATCGTGTGCACCTGCAGGAGGACATCCCTATCGGCCCTTACTGGATGAACGACTACGTGATGCGGAAGGCGCTACAGTAA
- a CDS encoding N-acetylmuramoyl-L-alanine amidase, which yields MSKKARPVKGLLVKASAMGLLLLSACASPTFRILEKPVVFDEERQRLSLEYMENRYNMKQDAPYIEPKMIVLHWTAIPTLEKSHDAMNPTLLPGSRTAIGSASNLNVAAQFLIDRDGTIFRQLPDTAFARHVIGLNHCAIGVENVGGGKEGLTKAQLKANEALVRYLKSKYAIEYLIGHYEYQDFVDHPLWKEADAGYRTQKVDPGVDFMQKIRERTKDLGLKGSPKS from the coding sequence ATGAGTAAAAAAGCCAGACCAGTGAAAGGCCTGCTTGTGAAAGCCAGCGCCATGGGGCTGCTGTTGCTGAGTGCCTGTGCCTCGCCTACCTTCCGTATACTTGAAAAACCTGTTGTTTTTGATGAGGAGCGGCAGCGGCTTTCCCTGGAGTACATGGAAAACAGGTACAACATGAAACAGGACGCCCCTTATATAGAGCCCAAGATGATCGTGCTGCACTGGACGGCCATACCCACGCTGGAGAAGTCGCATGATGCAATGAACCCGACGCTACTGCCAGGCTCCCGGACTGCCATCGGCTCGGCAAGCAACCTGAATGTCGCTGCCCAGTTTCTGATAGACAGGGACGGCACCATTTTCAGGCAGCTCCCGGACACAGCCTTCGCCCGCCACGTTATCGGGCTCAACCACTGCGCCATTGGGGTAGAAAACGTAGGCGGAGGAAAAGAAGGCCTGACGAAGGCGCAGCTGAAAGCCAACGAGGCCCTGGTCCGGTACCTGAAGAGCAAGTATGCGATTGAATACCTGATCGGGCACTACGAGTACCAGGACTTTGTAGACCACCCGCTCTGGAAGGAGGCAGACGCCGGTTACAGAACCCAGAAAGTAGACCCGGGTGTGGACTTTATGCAGAAAATACGGGAGCGGACAAAGGACCTGGGGCTGAAAGGCTCGCCTAAATCTTAA
- a CDS encoding TonB-dependent receptor domain-containing protein has translation MTAASTQGNTSTQDNPSNRIADLNPDDIESIEFLKGASAAAIYGSLASAGVVVITTKRGAVGKTVVNLSQDIGVATVSNLLGMRNLTEERVRATYNNNEAILELFREARDAGRLIDYEEELYGNNGMLYTTRLNVSGGNERTRFFVGGLIQDEEGIIENTGYEKKSIRFNLDHTISKRFDFSLSTNYINSSADRGLTNNDNAGVSYGVALSSTPSFVNLFPDENGIYPTNPFAASNFLQTRDLITNNELTNRFIGGLNVNAYLHESSLSSTKLVLRAGLDFYYLKTTAIFPSLLQFQSNGNGTNGASIQGNNYNLNTNYAAFLVNNLNLADNTLFLTTTIGATRENFNQDQTLNVATQLVEGQTNLDQAGALDISQTRIIERNKGLFFQEELNYRDRIIATAGLRLDKSSNNADVNDFQAFPKFSLALNLANFDFWNVEAVSLLKLRSAYGEAGGFPPFGAKYTSFVPSNIGGTPGVIIGIQRGNSDIEQERQKELEAGIDLGLFDSRVLLEATVYNKTVENLILFQNTEPSSGSTTRVVNGGELRNRGVELALSVIPVETPGFKWDSKTSYWVNRSKITELEIEPFALGAFGNGYGTYFIEEGASATQIVGATADGVRKIGDATPDFQMNFHNFFTIKQNLTFSFLLHWKKGGDNVNLTQLLFDASGTSADYDDDDDGDGVINGEDRLSSGTAETWVQDASYLRLREIGLYYTIPKTALASVLGNVLQNVRIGASANNLFTVTDYAGYDPEVSNFGSNGLSTGVDVTPFPPSKRYFFHLSLGF, from the coding sequence GTGACGGCAGCCAGCACCCAGGGAAACACCTCTACCCAGGACAACCCATCGAACCGGATCGCGGACCTGAACCCGGATGACATCGAAAGTATAGAATTCCTGAAAGGTGCCTCCGCTGCCGCTATCTATGGCTCCCTGGCTTCCGCAGGGGTGGTGGTGATCACTACCAAGCGTGGTGCTGTGGGTAAAACGGTGGTAAACCTGTCCCAGGATATAGGCGTGGCCACTGTTTCTAACCTGTTGGGGATGCGTAACCTCACAGAAGAAAGGGTGCGGGCCACGTACAACAACAACGAGGCGATTCTGGAGCTGTTCCGGGAGGCCCGCGATGCCGGCAGGCTGATAGACTACGAAGAAGAGCTCTACGGCAACAACGGCATGCTGTACACCACCCGGCTCAATGTAAGCGGAGGAAACGAGAGGACCCGCTTTTTTGTGGGTGGCCTGATTCAGGATGAAGAGGGCATTATTGAGAACACGGGGTACGAGAAAAAATCCATCCGCTTTAACCTGGACCACACCATATCCAAGCGCTTTGACTTTAGCCTGAGCACCAACTACATCAACTCCTCCGCCGACCGGGGCCTGACAAACAACGATAACGCGGGGGTGTCTTACGGGGTGGCGCTGTCCTCAACGCCGAGCTTTGTGAACCTGTTTCCGGATGAAAACGGCATTTACCCAACCAACCCCTTTGCTGCCTCTAACTTCCTGCAGACCCGCGACCTGATCACGAACAACGAGCTGACCAACCGCTTTATCGGGGGCCTTAACGTTAACGCCTACCTGCACGAAAGCAGCCTTAGCTCCACCAAACTGGTTTTGCGGGCAGGTCTGGACTTTTATTACCTGAAGACCACCGCCATCTTCCCGAGCTTGCTGCAGTTCCAGTCCAACGGCAACGGCACCAACGGCGCCTCCATCCAGGGCAACAACTATAACCTGAACACCAACTACGCCGCCTTCCTGGTAAACAACCTGAACCTGGCCGACAATACTCTGTTCCTGACCACTACCATAGGTGCCACGCGGGAAAACTTTAACCAGGACCAGACCTTGAACGTGGCCACCCAGCTGGTGGAGGGGCAGACCAATCTGGACCAGGCGGGTGCCCTGGATATTTCGCAGACGCGCATCATTGAGCGCAACAAAGGCCTGTTCTTCCAGGAGGAGCTCAACTACAGAGACCGCATTATTGCTACTGCCGGTCTACGGCTGGACAAGTCTTCTAACAATGCCGATGTCAATGACTTCCAGGCTTTCCCTAAGTTCTCGCTTGCACTGAACCTCGCCAACTTCGACTTCTGGAACGTGGAGGCGGTAAGCCTGCTGAAGCTGCGCAGCGCCTACGGCGAGGCGGGCGGATTCCCTCCGTTCGGAGCCAAGTATACCTCGTTCGTACCCTCCAACATTGGCGGAACACCCGGTGTCATTATCGGTATACAGCGGGGCAACAGCGACATTGAGCAGGAGCGCCAGAAAGAGCTGGAGGCGGGTATAGACCTCGGGCTCTTCGATAGCAGGGTGCTGCTGGAGGCTACCGTCTACAACAAAACGGTGGAGAACCTGATCCTTTTCCAGAACACAGAGCCGTCTTCCGGTTCTACAACCAGGGTAGTGAACGGGGGAGAGCTGCGCAACCGAGGCGTGGAACTGGCTTTGAGCGTTATACCGGTGGAAACACCTGGCTTTAAATGGGATTCTAAAACCAGCTACTGGGTAAACCGCTCTAAGATTACGGAGCTGGAAATTGAGCCTTTCGCGCTGGGTGCCTTTGGCAACGGCTACGGAACGTACTTTATCGAGGAAGGCGCCTCGGCGACCCAGATTGTAGGGGCCACGGCCGATGGCGTGCGGAAGATAGGTGACGCAACTCCGGACTTCCAGATGAATTTCCACAACTTCTTTACCATTAAGCAGAACCTGACTTTCTCTTTCTTGCTTCACTGGAAAAAGGGCGGAGACAATGTAAACCTGACGCAGCTGCTGTTCGACGCCAGCGGAACATCAGCAGACTATGACGACGACGACGATGGCGACGGGGTGATCAACGGCGAAGACAGGCTGAGCTCCGGCACCGCCGAAACCTGGGTGCAGGACGCCTCTTACCTGCGCTTGCGTGAGATAGGCCTGTACTACACCATACCCAAAACAGCCCTTGCCTCTGTGCTTGGCAATGTGCTGCAGAACGTGCGCATTGGGGCGTCTGCCAACAACCTGTTCACGGTGACAGACTACGCCGGCTATGACCCGGAGGTGTCGAACTTTGGTAGCAACGGCCTGTCCACCGGGGTTGATGTAACCCCCTTCCCGCCTTCCAAGCGCTACTTCTTCCACTTATCCCTTGGCTTTTAA
- a CDS encoding N-acetylmuramoyl-L-alanine amidase family protein → MAKLLPFLILLFYTCVPCAANAQKQASLLAGKTILLDAGHGGTAETDSFRVGPTGEREEWINLRVAQLLQKMLEEKGANVVMTRTADVNIPLAARAQLAVDSQADVFLSVHHNATADSSVNFPIIYFHGNASENTASVALGLQIAQALRAKLYKGGAPASLVSDHTIFPSAGAKVLRDTYGIPGVIAEASFFTNAAEEGRLKKRRHNRREALAYVAALEAFFLQPIPAVLSKNSLVSLPPFRAFQEADRMNEAARLWYQDYLKGQALLERQDTAALQQAYELFSRSARSFPDSFVAAKCHENRAIILNKLGRADEAQQEALRAREHYVQVRQD, encoded by the coding sequence ATGGCAAAGTTACTCCCCTTTCTTATCCTGCTCTTTTATACTTGTGTACCATGTGCTGCTAATGCTCAGAAGCAGGCCAGTTTGCTGGCCGGGAAAACAATTCTCCTGGATGCAGGACACGGAGGTACGGCGGAGACAGACAGTTTCCGGGTAGGGCCAACGGGTGAGCGGGAGGAGTGGATAAACCTGCGGGTGGCGCAGTTGCTGCAGAAGATGCTGGAGGAGAAGGGGGCCAACGTCGTGATGACGCGCACAGCCGACGTGAATATACCCTTGGCAGCGCGTGCGCAGTTGGCTGTGGACAGCCAGGCAGACGTTTTTCTGTCTGTCCACCACAATGCCACGGCTGATTCCAGCGTAAACTTCCCGATTATTTACTTCCATGGGAATGCCTCTGAAAATACGGCCAGTGTCGCTTTAGGGCTGCAAATTGCGCAGGCACTCAGGGCAAAGCTCTACAAAGGCGGTGCACCTGCAAGCTTAGTCTCAGACCACACCATTTTTCCATCGGCGGGCGCAAAAGTACTGCGCGATACGTACGGTATACCCGGCGTTATTGCGGAGGCGTCCTTCTTTACAAATGCAGCGGAGGAGGGCCGGCTGAAGAAGCGCAGGCATAACCGCCGGGAAGCCCTGGCCTATGTGGCGGCGCTGGAGGCTTTCTTTCTCCAACCCATTCCGGCTGTACTTTCTAAAAACTCCCTGGTGAGCCTGCCGCCTTTTCGCGCGTTTCAGGAGGCGGACCGCATGAATGAAGCCGCCCGCCTCTGGTACCAGGACTACCTGAAGGGGCAGGCGCTGCTGGAGCGGCAGGATACAGCGGCGCTGCAGCAGGCGTATGAGCTGTTTTCTCGCTCCGCCCGCTCGTTCCCCGATTCTTTCGTGGCGGCCAAGTGCCATGAGAACAGAGCCATCATCTTAAACAAGCTAGGCAGGGCCGATGAGGCACAGCAGGAGGCGCTGCGCGCGCGGGAGCATTATGTGCAGGTCCGGCAAGACTAG
- a CDS encoding serine hydrolase → MRKTVGAWLLMALICVRLDATAQPTAQKVMRQKAEEQLKDIIGRSPAVTGLVAVDLTSGETFAFNADVAFPQASAIKVPILMSVYKQAHEGKFLLSDQRKVAPGNIVGGTGILKDLVDTASLSIRNLGVLMIALSDNSATNSLIDLVGMPEVNAMLRSLGAKQTLVQRKMINSAASGRGEENLSTPADAAKILQLLYRGEFINKATSGEIVSILRKTDRRTSRLATGLPDEVPIAFKPGELNGVSTEWALVLLPERPYAVAVMESYKVEGQGEETVEELSEVLYDYFWRTGNATRYGTYIDPKLIK, encoded by the coding sequence ATGAGAAAAACCGTAGGTGCCTGGCTCTTAATGGCTTTGATTTGTGTGCGTTTAGATGCGACCGCGCAGCCCACTGCCCAAAAAGTAATGCGGCAAAAAGCCGAAGAACAGCTGAAGGATATTATCGGCCGCTCACCGGCGGTTACCGGACTTGTGGCAGTTGACCTGACCAGCGGGGAGACTTTTGCCTTTAATGCCGATGTGGCTTTCCCGCAAGCGAGTGCCATCAAAGTTCCCATCCTGATGAGCGTGTACAAACAGGCGCACGAAGGGAAATTCTTACTTTCGGATCAGAGAAAGGTAGCACCGGGCAACATAGTGGGAGGAACAGGAATCCTGAAGGACCTTGTAGACACGGCTTCGCTAAGTATTCGCAACCTGGGTGTGCTGATGATTGCCTTGAGCGATAACTCGGCCACAAATTCGCTCATCGACCTGGTGGGGATGCCGGAGGTGAATGCCATGCTGCGCTCTTTGGGAGCAAAGCAGACGCTTGTGCAGCGGAAGATGATCAACTCGGCCGCCTCGGGCAGGGGAGAGGAGAACCTGTCTACGCCCGCTGACGCAGCCAAAATCCTGCAGCTGCTGTACAGGGGGGAGTTCATTAACAAAGCCACTTCCGGGGAGATTGTCTCTATCCTGAGAAAGACTGACCGCCGCACCAGCAGGCTCGCTACAGGGCTGCCGGATGAGGTGCCAATCGCTTTTAAGCCGGGCGAGCTAAACGGTGTCTCCACTGAGTGGGCGCTGGTGTTGCTGCCCGAGCGGCCTTATGCGGTTGCCGTGATGGAGAGCTACAAAGTGGAAGGGCAGGGCGAGGAAACTGTTGAGGAGCTGTCCGAAGTGCTGTACGACTACTTCTGGCGCACTGGTAACGCCACGCGCTACGGCACTTACATAGACCCCAAACTGATCAAGTAA